The following are from one region of the Quercus robur chromosome 1, dhQueRobu3.1, whole genome shotgun sequence genome:
- the LOC126727299 gene encoding CBL-interacting serine/threonine-protein kinase 10, with the protein MENSSNVLLKRYELGRLLGQGTFAKVYYARSIGTNQSVAIKVIDKEKIMKVALIDQIKREISIMRLVRHPNIIHLYEVMATKTKIYFVVEYAKGGELFNKVSKGKLKEDVARRYFQQLINAVDFCHSRGVYHRDIKPENLLLDENDNLKVSDFGLSALTESKRQDGLLHTTCGTPAYVAPEVINRKGYDGAKADIWSCGVVLYVLLAGYLPFHDSNLMEMYRKIGKAEYRCPNWFPPEVRRLLSKMLDPNPNTRASMAKIRESSWFRKGLSSKRTSPERKSKGVSPDMDASVPCESSSMASDSKQESAKPSSLNAFDIISHSAGFDLSGLFGEDPRRKEARFASSKPALVIISKLEEIGKRLKMKVMKKEAGFLKLEGLKEGRNGILSIDAEIFEVTPSLHLVEMKKANGDTLEYQQVFTENIRPALKDIVWVWQGEQPPQQLQEQQEQQQQQQDQHQQQEQ; encoded by the coding sequence ATGGAAAATTCATCAAACGTGTTGTTGAAAAGATATGAATTAGGGAGATTACTAGGCCAAGGAACCTTTGCCAAGGTTTATTATGCGAGGAGTATAGGAACAAATCAAAGTGTGGCCATTAAGGTAATAGACAAAGAAAAGATTATGAAGGTTGCGCTCATTGATCAGATCAAACGAGAAATATCTATTATGAGACTGGTTAGACACCCTAACATTATACATCTCTACGAGGTCATGGCCACCAAGACTAAGATTTACTTTGTTGTGGAATATGCTAAAGGTGGTGAGCTATTTAACAAGGTGTCTAAAGGAAAGCTAAAGGAGGATGTTGCACGGAGATATTTTCAGCAGCTGATCAATGCAGTTGATTTCTGTCACAGTCGAGGTGTTTATCACCGGGATATAAAGCCTGAGAATCTATTACTAGATGAGAATGACAATCTAAAGGTCTCTGATTTTGGGTTAAGTGCCCTCACTGAATCAAAGCGCCAAGATGGGCTACTCCATACCACTTGTGGCACTCCTGCTTATGTTGCTCCCGAAGTCATTAACAGGAAAGGCTACGATGGGGCCAAAGCTGATATATGGTCTTGTGGGGTGGTTTTGTATGTCTTATTGGCAGGTTATCTCCCATTCCATGACTCAAATTTGATGGAGATGTATAGAAAGATTGGCAAAGCAGAATATAGGTGCCCTAATTGGTTCCCCCCGGAAGTGCGCAGGCTGCTGTCCAAAATGTTGGACCCAAACCCCAACACTAGGGCTTCCATGGCCAAGATTAGGGAAAGTTCTTGGTTCCGAAAAGGATTGAGCTCTAAACGTACTTCACCTGAAAGGAAAAGCAAGGGTGTGAGTCCTGATATGGATGCTTCTGTTCCCTGTGAGAGTAGCAGCATGGCTAGTGATTCAAAGCAAGAGTCAGCTAAACCTTCAAGCTTGAATGCTTTTGATATTATTTCCCATTCTGCCGGGTTTGATCTGTCTGGTTTATTTGGGGAAGATCCTCGAAGGAAAGAAGCAAGATTTGCTTCCAGCAAGCCTGCTTTGGTCATTATCTCTAAGCTGGAAGAAATTGGTAAGCGACTAAAGATGAAAGTGATGAAGAAGGAGGCAGGTTTTTTGAAATTGGAGGGACTGAAGGAAGGTAGGAATGGGATCTTGTCCATTGATGCAGAGATCTTTGAGGTCACTCCGTCTCTTCATTTGGTGGAAatgaagaaagcaaatggggATACCTTAGAATATCAGCAAGTATTTACAGAAAACATAAGACCTGCTCTCAAGgatattgtttgggtttggCAAGGTGAGCAGCCACCACAGCAACTGCAAGAGCAGCAGGAGCAACAGCAACAACAGCAGGACCAGCATCAGCAACAAGAACAATGA